In Burkholderia savannae, one genomic interval encodes:
- the recB gene encoding exodeoxyribonuclease V subunit beta, protein MSRAAPAAALPRELDVFACRLDGVNQIEASAGTGKTWNICALYVRLLLEKDLGADEILVVTFTKAATAELHERIRARLAQLAHALDTGDDGGDPFVARLFETTLSPECGLDPQTAAKRVRRALRAFDQAAIHTIHAFCQRALQEAPFAAAMPFAFEMEADDGALRFELAADFWRTRVEPVAAAHPAFAEWLVEYGAGPAALDAQLARRLKKPLAELRWDGLHMADDDAPAAARAHFDTAAGIWRDERGALDALLADAQPSLNQRSHKPEAVAEALDAWARYFEQASAVAALPRAALKLTQAALEKATKKGGATPRHAFFDVAQALEAAVAAVEAAQRGRWLALVAQWLDTAPAELAQRKRTRRVVSFDDLLTNLYRALEAHPWLRETLRARYPAALIDEFQDTDPLQFAIFDTIFAPVGPLFLVGDPKQAIYSFRAADLHTYLAARARASARYTLAVNQRSTPAIVDACNRVFSANPRAFVLDGLDYEPVRAGSRVRAPLADATDPLAGAGDFRVWTLPAGDDALTKRDAQRRAAHACAAEIARLMRGAREATLGGEPIAASDIAVLVQTHKQGSLVKRVLAAWGIGSVELAQASVFATIDAEQLERVLAAIDAPGDLRRLRSALASDWFGLDAAALWRLEQGDAAQGDAEGAERDAKAGDARQSDGRARASAGASAKPSADADAMGWVERFSRYRLLWRERGFAVMWRTLANELRIAERLMAGPDGERRVTDINHLAELTQARASAQPGIAPTLRWLAAQRLEGGGDDAQLRLESDRNLVQIVTVHKSKGLEYAIVFCPFLNDGGLREPGGSGLPDAREYHDEAGGAVLHYGCDDEAAERASREAIREQAAERARLVYVALTRAVYRCYLVAGTYVSSRSTKEARRSVLNWLVAGAGRDFDAWLKEPPEDAELAERWQALASGPVTLGPLPVPAHREPLAAGHDASATQAARRATRGLRDAWRIASFSSLTSAIAREESGVASVADEEMRPDHDALADAPDAAVDSGAPDAVARAAAAVAPEPAEDDILAFPRGAAAGECLHRLFELSDFSDASTWPAAALRALHERPVEAELALAERLPAMMTRLVADLAAAELVPGMRLAALDPARRLTEMEFLFPAPALDFNALRRLLAAHGYPDVALEAGTLAGFVKGFIDMIVEHDGRFWIVDWKSNHLGTTPDAYGARALDAAMAHHAYHLQALLYTVALHRYLRVCVRDYDYDTHIAGYLYLFVRGVRPDWRSGGAPAGVHVRRPARALVEALDALMREGAA, encoded by the coding sequence ATGAGCCGCGCCGCACCGGCCGCCGCGTTGCCGCGCGAGCTCGACGTCTTCGCGTGCCGGCTCGACGGCGTGAACCAGATCGAGGCGTCCGCGGGCACCGGCAAGACGTGGAACATTTGCGCGCTGTACGTGCGCCTGTTGCTCGAAAAGGATCTCGGCGCGGACGAGATTCTCGTCGTCACCTTCACGAAGGCGGCGACGGCCGAGCTGCACGAGCGAATTCGCGCTCGCCTCGCGCAGCTCGCGCATGCGCTCGACACCGGCGACGACGGCGGCGATCCGTTCGTCGCGCGCCTGTTCGAGACGACGCTATCGCCCGAATGCGGCCTCGATCCGCAGACGGCCGCCAAGCGCGTGCGTCGTGCGCTGCGCGCGTTCGATCAGGCGGCGATCCACACGATCCACGCGTTCTGCCAGCGCGCGCTGCAGGAAGCGCCGTTCGCGGCGGCGATGCCGTTCGCGTTCGAGATGGAGGCGGACGACGGCGCGCTGCGCTTCGAGCTTGCCGCCGACTTCTGGCGCACGCGCGTCGAGCCGGTCGCGGCCGCGCATCCGGCGTTCGCCGAATGGCTCGTCGAATACGGCGCGGGGCCCGCGGCGCTCGACGCGCAGCTCGCGCGGCGGCTGAAGAAGCCGCTCGCCGAGCTGCGCTGGGACGGCTTGCACATGGCCGACGACGACGCGCCCGCCGCCGCGCGCGCGCACTTCGACACGGCGGCGGGCATCTGGCGCGACGAACGCGGCGCGCTCGACGCGCTGCTCGCCGACGCGCAGCCGTCGCTGAACCAGCGCTCGCACAAGCCGGAAGCGGTGGCCGAGGCGCTCGACGCGTGGGCGCGCTATTTCGAGCAGGCGAGCGCGGTGGCCGCATTGCCGCGCGCGGCGCTCAAGCTCACGCAGGCCGCGCTCGAGAAGGCGACGAAGAAGGGCGGCGCGACGCCGCGCCACGCGTTCTTCGACGTCGCGCAGGCGCTCGAGGCGGCCGTCGCGGCGGTCGAGGCCGCGCAGCGTGGGCGCTGGCTGGCGCTCGTCGCGCAATGGCTCGACACGGCGCCCGCCGAGCTCGCGCAGCGCAAGCGCACGCGCCGCGTCGTGTCGTTCGACGATCTGCTCACGAACCTGTATCGCGCGCTCGAAGCGCATCCGTGGTTGCGCGAGACGCTGCGCGCGCGCTATCCGGCCGCGCTCATCGACGAGTTTCAGGATACCGATCCGCTGCAGTTCGCGATCTTCGACACGATCTTCGCGCCCGTCGGCCCGCTCTTTCTCGTCGGCGATCCGAAGCAGGCGATCTACAGCTTCCGCGCGGCGGATCTGCATACGTATCTCGCCGCGCGCGCACGGGCATCCGCACGCTACACGCTCGCGGTGAACCAGCGCTCGACGCCCGCGATCGTCGACGCGTGCAACCGCGTGTTCAGCGCGAACCCGCGTGCGTTCGTGCTCGACGGGCTCGATTACGAGCCGGTGCGCGCCGGCTCGCGCGTGCGCGCGCCGCTCGCCGACGCGACCGATCCGCTCGCGGGCGCGGGCGATTTCCGCGTGTGGACGCTGCCCGCCGGCGACGACGCGCTGACGAAGCGCGACGCGCAGCGGCGCGCCGCGCATGCGTGCGCGGCGGAGATCGCGCGATTGATGCGCGGCGCGCGCGAGGCGACGCTCGGCGGCGAGCCGATCGCGGCGTCCGATATCGCGGTGCTCGTGCAGACCCACAAGCAGGGCAGCCTCGTGAAGCGCGTGCTGGCCGCGTGGGGCATCGGCAGCGTCGAGCTCGCGCAGGCGTCGGTGTTCGCGACGATCGACGCCGAGCAGCTCGAACGCGTGCTCGCCGCGATCGACGCGCCCGGCGATTTGCGGCGCCTGCGCTCGGCGCTCGCGTCCGACTGGTTCGGGCTCGACGCGGCGGCGCTCTGGCGCCTCGAGCAGGGCGATGCGGCGCAGGGCGATGCCGAAGGGGCCGAGCGCGACGCGAAGGCGGGTGACGCACGACAAAGCGACGGCCGCGCGCGCGCATCGGCGGGCGCATCCGCGAAGCCTTCGGCGGACGCCGACGCGATGGGCTGGGTCGAGCGCTTCTCGCGCTACCGGCTGCTGTGGCGCGAGCGCGGCTTCGCGGTGATGTGGCGCACGCTCGCCAACGAGCTGCGGATCGCCGAGCGGCTGATGGCGGGCCCCGACGGCGAGCGGCGCGTGACCGACATCAATCATCTGGCCGAGCTCACGCAGGCGCGCGCGTCCGCGCAGCCGGGCATCGCGCCGACGCTGCGCTGGCTCGCCGCGCAGCGCCTCGAAGGCGGCGGAGACGACGCGCAACTGCGGCTCGAATCCGATCGCAACCTCGTGCAGATCGTCACCGTGCACAAGTCGAAGGGGCTCGAATACGCGATCGTGTTCTGCCCTTTCCTGAACGACGGCGGGCTGCGCGAGCCCGGCGGCTCGGGCTTGCCGGACGCGCGCGAGTATCACGACGAAGCGGGCGGCGCGGTGCTGCATTACGGTTGCGACGACGAGGCGGCCGAGCGCGCGTCGCGCGAGGCGATCCGCGAGCAGGCGGCGGAACGCGCGCGGCTCGTCTACGTCGCGCTCACGCGCGCCGTCTATCGGTGCTATCTGGTCGCGGGCACCTACGTATCGTCGCGTTCGACGAAGGAGGCGCGGCGCAGCGTGCTGAACTGGCTCGTCGCGGGCGCGGGACGCGATTTCGATGCGTGGCTGAAGGAGCCGCCCGAAGACGCGGAGCTCGCCGAGCGCTGGCAGGCGCTCGCGAGCGGTCCGGTGACGCTCGGCCCGCTGCCCGTGCCCGCGCATCGCGAGCCGCTCGCGGCCGGGCACGACGCGAGCGCGACGCAAGCGGCGCGGCGCGCGACGCGCGGGCTGAGAGACGCATGGCGGATCGCGAGCTTCAGCTCGCTGACGTCGGCGATCGCGCGCGAGGAAAGCGGCGTCGCGAGCGTCGCCGACGAAGAGATGCGGCCCGATCACGACGCGCTCGCCGACGCGCCCGATGCGGCGGTCGACTCGGGCGCGCCCGATGCCGTCGCGCGAGCGGCGGCCGCGGTCGCACCCGAGCCCGCGGAAGACGACATCCTCGCGTTTCCGCGCGGCGCGGCGGCGGGCGAATGCCTGCACCGGCTTTTCGAGCTGAGCGATTTTTCCGACGCGTCGACATGGCCGGCGGCCGCGCTGCGCGCGCTGCACGAGCGTCCGGTCGAAGCCGAGCTCGCGCTCGCCGAGCGGCTGCCCGCGATGATGACGCGGCTCGTCGCCGATCTCGCCGCCGCCGAGCTCGTGCCGGGCATGCGCCTGGCGGCGCTCGATCCGGCGCGGCGCCTGACGGAAATGGAGTTCCTGTTCCCGGCGCCCGCGCTCGATTTCAACGCGTTGCGGCGATTGCTCGCCGCACACGGCTATCCGGACGTCGCGCTCGAAGCGGGCACGCTCGCCGGATTCGTCAAGGGATTCATCGACATGATCGTGGAGCACGACGGCCGCTTCTGGATCGTCGACTGGAAATCGAACCATCTCGGCACGACGCCCGACGCGTACGGTGCGCGCGCGCTCGACGCCGCAATGGCGCACCACGCGTATCACCTGCAGGCGCTGCTCTATACGGTCGCGCTGCATCGCTATTTGCGCGTGTGCGTGCGCGATTACGACTACGACACGCACATCGCCGGCTACCTGTACCTGTTCGTGCGCGGCGTGCGGCCCGACTGGCGCAGCGGCGGCGCGCCGGCCGGCGTGCATGTGCGCCGGCCGGCGCGCGCGCTGGTGGAGGCGCTCGACGCGCTGATGCGCGAGGGGGCTGCATGA
- the recC gene encoding exodeoxyribonuclease V subunit gamma, protein MLHLFYSNRHETLADALLDDLAVASDGAGPWAAQQVIVPSAALRRRLELDIAKRHGVCANLRFSYLAQWLWAQIGEVLTVPVHSPFAPDRLVWRCYRLLSGDGAQPWRASPRLAAYLAAADAPMRHELAHRVATVFDHYLTYRPEWLAQWQDGESIFALEGAPRHGGEAARDDEGWQAALWRALLAELSDSGMPPAHRFLRDVGALGSDVIAQARAKWPESVSVFALPTMPPLHVALLRELSRWIDVRIYALNPCREFWFDIVTAARAESLDAAGQLDYQEVGHPLLAEWGRQTQAQLHMLHELTESAAASDASRYAENPAPTWLARVQNAILDLQPEDALGARPAERGIEVHVCHSLARQLEVVHDRLLAWFDADPSLAPSDVLVAMPDLAAAGPLVDAAFGTSSGSDAARIPYRITGLPPSQANPVARVLLDWLALPERNVGAPELVEWLRVDAIAARYGIDAAALETVQTWLAASGARRGLAPDAAQQAGADAAVPAPRHTFADALTRLFLGYAMPDGAAPVAAWLPISGAEGGEAELLGRLARFTDDLDGFAKRIAADLTPQGWGDAFADALARFFDSGPAFADALSGVRDALDAMLAAMAEGAGDVEMPAAVVRAGLAAALDDPARGGVPWGGVTFSSLTSLRGLPYRVVCLIGMDDGVLPSLTRADEFDLMAVFAKLGDRQRRDDERNLFLDLLLAARDRLLIAYTGRSIRDNAPLPPAALVDELLDHLATVSAGPDASPDAIEDARRAYVIEHPLQPFSAEYFAPGGALFTYDASRATLARLLAEGAQAAARPFFSTPLPAEPAEPVAFADFERFWRHPARSLLRARLGIVLADAQAELVDIEPFELDYAGSDALAERVLPLLVETADAAAFEHALRVADASPEVPGGATGAVRRDHELDALAQLAGNVRRALADGATRVPFAFEIAPVWPAAGDAPWFGAHDAELAPSATREPLRLHGALARLTPAGQVIYRYARPGARDYLSAWLAHLVYCTIDPDGPRRTLWFGSGDTFEFAPVTAPIERLAPLAALFRAGRRMPLAFFPRSAWALVSESESKAAGVWINDRVAGEADDAALALAWRGANPSLDEPFGALAHLVFDPLVEHLRRAS, encoded by the coding sequence ATGCTCCATCTCTTCTACTCGAACCGCCACGAGACGCTTGCCGACGCGCTGCTCGACGATCTCGCCGTCGCGTCGGACGGCGCGGGGCCGTGGGCCGCGCAGCAGGTGATCGTGCCGAGCGCGGCGCTGCGCCGGCGGCTCGAGCTCGACATCGCGAAGCGCCACGGCGTGTGCGCGAACCTCCGCTTCAGCTATCTCGCGCAATGGCTGTGGGCGCAGATCGGCGAAGTGCTGACGGTTCCCGTGCATTCTCCGTTCGCGCCCGATCGCCTCGTGTGGCGCTGCTACCGGCTGCTGTCCGGCGACGGCGCGCAGCCCTGGCGCGCGTCGCCGCGGCTTGCCGCCTATCTGGCCGCGGCCGACGCGCCGATGCGCCACGAGCTCGCGCACCGGGTCGCGACCGTGTTCGACCACTATCTGACGTATCGTCCGGAGTGGCTCGCGCAATGGCAGGACGGCGAATCGATCTTCGCGCTCGAAGGCGCGCCGCGTCACGGCGGCGAGGCCGCGCGCGACGACGAGGGGTGGCAGGCGGCGCTCTGGCGGGCGCTTCTCGCCGAGCTGTCCGACAGCGGGATGCCGCCCGCGCACCGGTTCTTGCGCGACGTCGGCGCGCTCGGTTCCGACGTGATCGCGCAGGCCCGAGCGAAGTGGCCCGAGTCGGTCAGCGTGTTCGCGCTGCCGACGATGCCGCCGCTGCACGTCGCGCTGTTGCGCGAGCTGTCGCGTTGGATCGACGTGCGCATCTACGCGCTCAATCCGTGCCGCGAATTCTGGTTCGACATCGTCACCGCCGCGCGCGCCGAGTCGCTCGACGCGGCCGGGCAGCTCGACTATCAGGAAGTCGGCCATCCGCTCCTCGCCGAATGGGGGCGGCAGACGCAGGCGCAACTGCACATGCTGCACGAGCTGACCGAGAGCGCGGCGGCGAGCGACGCGTCGCGCTACGCGGAGAATCCCGCGCCGACGTGGCTCGCGCGCGTGCAGAACGCGATCCTCGACCTGCAGCCGGAGGACGCGCTCGGCGCGCGCCCCGCCGAGCGCGGCATCGAAGTGCACGTGTGCCACAGCCTCGCGCGCCAGCTCGAGGTGGTGCACGATCGGCTGCTTGCGTGGTTCGACGCGGACCCGAGCCTCGCGCCGTCGGACGTGCTCGTCGCGATGCCGGATCTCGCGGCGGCGGGGCCGCTCGTCGACGCGGCGTTCGGCACCTCGTCGGGCTCGGACGCCGCGCGCATCCCGTATCGGATTACCGGCTTGCCGCCGTCGCAGGCGAATCCCGTCGCGCGCGTGCTGCTCGATTGGCTGGCGCTGCCCGAGCGCAACGTCGGCGCGCCGGAGCTGGTCGAATGGCTGCGCGTGGATGCGATCGCCGCGCGCTACGGCATCGACGCGGCGGCGCTCGAGACCGTGCAGACATGGCTCGCCGCGTCGGGCGCGCGGCGCGGGCTCGCGCCCGACGCGGCGCAACAGGCGGGCGCGGACGCCGCCGTGCCCGCGCCGCGCCACACGTTCGCCGATGCGCTCACGCGGCTCTTCCTCGGCTACGCGATGCCCGACGGCGCGGCGCCCGTTGCCGCGTGGCTGCCGATCTCCGGCGCGGAAGGCGGCGAGGCCGAGCTGCTCGGCCGGCTCGCGCGCTTCACCGACGACCTCGACGGTTTCGCGAAGCGGATCGCCGCCGATCTGACGCCGCAAGGCTGGGGCGACGCGTTCGCCGATGCGCTCGCGCGCTTCTTCGATTCGGGCCCGGCGTTCGCCGATGCGTTGTCCGGCGTGCGCGACGCGCTCGATGCGATGCTCGCCGCGATGGCGGAAGGGGCGGGCGACGTCGAAATGCCGGCCGCCGTCGTGCGCGCGGGCCTTGCCGCCGCGCTCGACGATCCGGCGCGCGGCGGCGTGCCGTGGGGCGGCGTCACGTTCTCGTCGCTCACGAGCCTGCGCGGGCTGCCGTATCGCGTCGTGTGCCTGATCGGGATGGACGACGGCGTGCTGCCGAGCCTCACGCGCGCGGACGAATTCGACTTGATGGCCGTGTTCGCGAAGCTCGGCGATCGGCAGCGCCGCGACGACGAACGCAACCTGTTCCTCGATCTGCTGCTCGCCGCGCGCGACCGTCTGCTGATCGCGTACACGGGCCGCAGCATTCGCGACAATGCGCCGCTGCCGCCCGCGGCGCTCGTCGACGAGCTGCTCGACCATCTGGCGACCGTGTCCGCCGGCCCGGACGCATCGCCCGATGCGATCGAAGATGCTCGCCGCGCCTACGTGATCGAGCATCCGCTGCAGCCGTTCTCGGCCGAATACTTCGCGCCGGGCGGCGCGCTGTTCACGTACGACGCGTCGCGCGCGACGCTCGCGCGCCTGCTTGCCGAAGGCGCGCAGGCCGCGGCGCGGCCGTTTTTCTCGACGCCGCTGCCGGCCGAGCCCGCGGAGCCCGTCGCATTCGCCGATTTCGAGCGCTTCTGGCGCCATCCGGCGCGCTCGCTGCTGCGCGCGCGGCTCGGCATCGTGCTCGCGGACGCGCAGGCGGAGCTCGTCGATATCGAGCCGTTCGAGCTCGATTACGCGGGCAGCGACGCGCTCGCCGAACGCGTGCTGCCGCTTCTGGTCGAGACGGCCGACGCGGCGGCGTTCGAGCACGCGCTGCGCGTCGCCGACGCGAGCCCCGAGGTGCCGGGCGGCGCGACGGGCGCGGTGCGGCGCGACCACGAGCTCGACGCGCTCGCGCAGCTCGCGGGCAACGTGCGACGCGCGCTCGCCGACGGCGCGACGCGGGTGCCGTTCGCGTTCGAGATCGCGCCCGTGTGGCCCGCGGCGGGCGATGCGCCGTGGTTCGGCGCACACGATGCGGAGCTCGCGCCCTCCGCGACGCGCGAGCCGCTGCGGTTGCACGGCGCGCTCGCGCGGCTCACGCCGGCGGGGCAGGTGATCTACCGCTATGCGCGGCCGGGCGCGCGCGACTATCTGTCCGCGTGGCTCGCGCATCTCGTCTACTGCACGATCGATCCCGACGGGCCGCGCCGCACGCTGTGGTTCGGCAGCGGCGATACGTTCGAATTCGCGCCCGTCACCGCGCCGATCGAGCGGCTCGCGCCGCTCGCCGCGCTGTTCCGCGCGGGCCGCCGGATGCCGCTCGCGTTTTTTCCGAGAAGCGCCTGGGCGCTCGTGTCGGAGAGCGAATCGAAGGCGGCGGGCGTATGGATCAACGATCGCGTCGCGGGCGAGGCCGACGACGCGGCGCTCGCGCTCGCATGGCGCGGCGCGAATCCGTCGCTCGACGAGCCGTTCGGCGCGCTCGCGCACCTCGTGTTCGATCCGCTCGTCGAGCATCTGCGGAGGGCGTCATGA
- a CDS encoding FUSC family protein, which translates to MRYSVEIRKFFYSQYFFGGLRIALGVSLPAVLSLIVLHDRELGFTIATGALGACVVDMPGPLKYKHNEMLACSVIGFFSALATGLATPNIFALWLTIVPLTFMLSLIVVYGNRWPQISFATLFMMVMTLEEKFTPLQALVNASWILAGGLWYTYWATLVSRWQARRIEQQALAESLFACASYLLARADFYDLDADLDECYRNLVAKQITAVETQETARDIVLRNLPKLRRGKLDPGRTMMFNLFINSVDLHEMFVGAHTDYPLVRSTFGGSDLMIFYRDLIRKAAADLEEIGFAVLENRLPHSRISVKAELRAIEYEIELMRKKQFAATNPEAYAAVLATFRRIWSATRLIDKMRRNLSGSADAQRTELKIDKALTRFLQKRRMSPLLIFSNLNMGSPSFRHALRVTIAVAVGFWLGRLLPLTNAYWIVMTSIIILKPGYSLTKQRNVQRIVGTLIGCTASLALIYTVHEPHVLIAFMFASMVMSYSLLLFNYAASVVFTSSYVLLLFHLLAPGNMRIIGERAIDTVVGCMIAIAASRLFPYWEYRAIGKLVADTLTTTRKYFEATWRAGRGKTAAAVPAADGAAAVPAVAAVVDAAAPGLDGDYPYRLARKNVHIAFANLGQAFQRMMLEPKAHQRFVPELNDLLVQTHVLGAQITAAAPLLRHACEQGNPPALERGMAAVREHLEQAEAGAPPPSNQAETSKQLARELDSMVVDAERSDASADLAHDLKVLAHQCKQMLASSLLIRKDASVIRLPE; encoded by the coding sequence ATGCGCTATTCGGTCGAAATCAGAAAGTTTTTCTACAGCCAGTATTTCTTCGGCGGCCTACGGATCGCGCTCGGCGTCTCGCTGCCCGCGGTGCTGAGCCTCATCGTGCTGCACGACCGCGAGCTCGGCTTCACGATCGCGACGGGCGCGCTCGGCGCATGCGTCGTCGACATGCCGGGCCCGCTCAAGTACAAGCACAACGAAATGCTCGCGTGCAGCGTGATCGGCTTCTTCTCCGCGCTCGCCACGGGGCTCGCGACGCCGAACATCTTCGCGCTGTGGCTCACGATCGTGCCGCTCACGTTCATGCTGTCGCTCATCGTCGTCTACGGCAACCGCTGGCCGCAGATCAGCTTCGCGACGCTGTTCATGATGGTGATGACGCTGGAGGAAAAGTTCACGCCGCTGCAGGCGCTCGTCAACGCGTCGTGGATTCTCGCGGGCGGGCTCTGGTACACGTACTGGGCGACGCTCGTGTCGCGCTGGCAGGCGCGCCGCATCGAGCAGCAGGCGCTCGCCGAGAGCCTCTTCGCATGCGCGTCGTACCTGCTCGCGCGCGCGGATTTCTACGATCTCGACGCCGACCTGGACGAGTGCTACCGCAATCTCGTCGCCAAGCAGATCACCGCGGTCGAGACGCAGGAAACCGCGCGCGACATCGTGCTGCGCAACCTGCCGAAGCTGCGCCGCGGCAAGCTCGATCCGGGCCGCACGATGATGTTCAACCTGTTCATCAACAGCGTCGACCTGCACGAGATGTTCGTCGGCGCGCACACCGATTACCCGCTCGTGCGCAGCACCTTCGGCGGCTCGGATCTGATGATCTTCTACCGCGACCTGATCCGCAAGGCCGCCGCCGATCTGGAAGAGATCGGCTTCGCGGTGCTCGAGAACCGGCTGCCGCATTCGCGGATCAGCGTGAAGGCCGAGCTGCGCGCGATCGAATACGAGATCGAGCTGATGCGCAAGAAGCAGTTCGCGGCGACCAACCCGGAAGCGTACGCGGCCGTGCTCGCGACCTTCCGCCGAATCTGGAGCGCGACGCGCCTGATCGACAAGATGCGCCGCAACCTGTCGGGCAGCGCCGACGCGCAGCGCACCGAGCTGAAGATCGACAAGGCGCTCACGCGCTTCCTGCAGAAGCGCCGGATGTCGCCGCTGCTCATCTTCTCGAACCTGAACATGGGCTCGCCGAGCTTCCGGCATGCGCTGCGCGTGACGATCGCGGTCGCGGTCGGCTTCTGGCTCGGGCGGCTCCTGCCGCTCACGAACGCGTACTGGATCGTGATGACGAGCATCATCATCCTGAAGCCGGGCTACTCGCTGACGAAGCAGCGCAACGTGCAGCGTATCGTCGGCACGCTGATCGGCTGCACGGCGAGTCTCGCGCTCATCTACACGGTCCACGAGCCGCACGTGCTGATCGCGTTCATGTTCGCGTCGATGGTGATGAGCTACAGCCTGCTGCTCTTCAACTACGCGGCGAGCGTCGTGTTCACGTCGTCGTACGTGCTGCTCCTGTTCCACCTGCTCGCGCCCGGCAACATGCGGATCATCGGCGAGCGCGCGATCGACACCGTCGTCGGCTGCATGATCGCGATCGCCGCGAGCCGGCTGTTCCCGTACTGGGAATACCGCGCGATCGGCAAGCTCGTCGCCGACACGCTCACGACCACCCGCAAGTACTTCGAAGCGACGTGGCGCGCGGGCCGCGGCAAGACGGCGGCCGCCGTGCCCGCGGCCGACGGCGCGGCGGCCGTGCCAGCGGTCGCGGCCGTCGTCGATGCCGCGGCGCCCGGCCTCGACGGCGACTACCCGTACCGGCTCGCGCGCAAGAACGTGCACATCGCGTTCGCGAACCTCGGCCAGGCGTTCCAGCGGATGATGCTCGAGCCGAAGGCGCACCAGAGGTTCGTGCCGGAGCTGAACGACCTGCTCGTGCAAACCCACGTGCTCGGCGCGCAGATCACCGCGGCCGCGCCGCTGCTGCGCCACGCGTGCGAGCAAGGCAACCCGCCCGCGCTCGAGCGCGGGATGGCCGCCGTGCGCGAGCATCTCGAGCAGGCGGAGGCCGGCGCGCCGCCGCCGTCGAACCAGGCCGAGACGAGCAAGCAGTTGGCGCGCGAGCTCGATTCGATGGTCGTCGACGCCGAGCGCTCGGACGCGAGCGCCGATCTCGCGCACGACCTGAAGGTGCTCGCGCATCAGTGCAAGCAGATGCTCGCGTCGTCGCTGCTGATCCGCAAGGACGCGAGCGTGATCCGCCTGCCCGAGTGA
- a CDS encoding rod shape-determining protein MreB: MSRPRPPFPCTVSRRARTQGFPDYCARAPIGMIFPAPSCLYNFTGASAGPLRPADDTNHSETR, translated from the coding sequence GTGAGTCGCCCGCGTCCCCCTTTCCCCTGCACCGTTTCGCGCCGCGCACGCACTCAGGGATTCCCTGACTACTGCGCACGCGCGCCGATTGGTATGATCTTTCCCGCGCCAAGTTGTCTATACAACTTCACGGGCGCGAGCGCCGGGCCGCTTCGTCCGGCCGACGACACCAATCATTCGGAGACACGATGA
- a CDS encoding amino acid permease, producing the protein MKNLQRHLSARHIRFLALGSAIGTGLFYGSASAIQLAGPAVILAYILGGAAVYMVMRALGEMAVREPVPGSFGHYATENLGPFAGFVTGWTYTLEMVIVAIADITAFGIYMGFWFPDVPQWIWVLAIVAIICGLNLCHVKVFGELEFWLSIIKVGAIVAMIGGGAAILFTGMKLGSGGAPSVANLWSHGGFLPNGMGGLVASLSVVIFAYGGIEVIGMSAGEAKEPERVIPRAINAVPVRILLFYVLTMVVLMSIFPWTGVGSSGSPFVQIFSALGVRSAAEILNLVVISAAISAINSDIFGAGRMMFGMALQGQAPRALAATSARGVPWVTVLVMAGALLVGVVLNYLMPKDVFLMVAAIATFATVWVWLMILLSQVAMRRRLSAAETAALKFKVPFWPLGPALTIAFMAFVIAMLGYFDDTRVALFVGGAWLAILALVFYTRIRPRLAAVAR; encoded by the coding sequence ATGAAGAACTTGCAGCGCCATCTGAGCGCGCGGCACATCCGCTTTCTCGCGCTCGGCTCGGCGATCGGCACGGGCCTCTTCTACGGCTCGGCGTCCGCGATCCAGCTGGCGGGCCCCGCCGTCATCCTCGCGTACATCCTCGGCGGCGCGGCCGTCTACATGGTGATGCGCGCGCTCGGCGAAATGGCCGTGCGCGAGCCCGTGCCCGGCTCGTTCGGCCACTACGCGACCGAGAACCTCGGGCCGTTCGCGGGCTTCGTCACCGGCTGGACCTACACGCTCGAGATGGTGATCGTCGCGATCGCCGACATCACCGCGTTCGGCATCTACATGGGCTTCTGGTTTCCGGACGTCCCGCAGTGGATCTGGGTGCTCGCGATCGTCGCGATCATCTGCGGGCTCAATCTGTGCCACGTGAAGGTGTTCGGCGAGCTGGAATTCTGGCTGTCGATCATCAAGGTGGGCGCGATCGTCGCGATGATCGGCGGCGGCGCCGCCATCCTCTTCACCGGGATGAAGCTCGGCAGCGGCGGCGCGCCGTCGGTCGCGAACCTGTGGTCGCACGGCGGCTTCCTGCCCAACGGCATGGGCGGGCTCGTCGCGTCGCTGTCGGTGGTGATCTTCGCGTACGGCGGCATCGAGGTGATCGGGATGAGCGCCGGCGAGGCGAAGGAGCCCGAGCGCGTGATTCCGCGCGCGATCAACGCCGTGCCGGTGCGCATCCTGCTCTTCTACGTGCTGACGATGGTCGTGCTGATGTCTATCTTCCCGTGGACGGGCGTCGGCTCGAGCGGCAGCCCGTTCGTGCAGATCTTCTCGGCGCTCGGCGTGCGCTCCGCGGCCGAGATCCTGAACCTCGTCGTGATCAGCGCGGCGATTTCCGCGATCAACAGCGACATCTTCGGCGCGGGCCGGATGATGTTCGGGATGGCGCTGCAGGGCCAGGCGCCGCGCGCGCTCGCCGCGACGTCCGCGCGCGGCGTGCCGTGGGTCACGGTGCTCGTGATGGCGGGCGCCCTCCTCGTCGGCGTCGTGCTCAATTACCTGATGCCGAAGGACGTGTTCCTGATGGTCGCCGCGATCGCGACGTTCGCGACGGTCTGGGTCTGGCTGATGATCCTGCTGTCGCAGGTCGCGATGCGCCGCCGGCTCAGCGCGGCCGAGACCGCCGCGCTCAAGTTCAAGGTGCCGTTCTGGCCGCTCGGCCCGGCGCTCACGATCGCGTTCATGGCGTTCGTGATCGCGATGCTCGGCTATTTCGACGACACGCGCGTCGCGCTCTTCGTCGGCGGCGCGTGGCTCGCGATCCTCGCGCTCGTGTTCTACACGCGCATCCGGCCGCGGCTCGCGGCCGTCGCGCGCTGA